CTCATCGAGGAGCAGGGCTACGACGCCACCACGATCGAGCAGATCGCCGACCGCGCCGAGGTGTCGCCGTCCACGGTCTTCCGCTACTTCCCCACCAAGGAGGACATCGTCCTCACGGACGAGCACGACGCGCTCATCCTGGAGGAACTGAAGGCCCGGCCGAAGGACGAGCCCTGGGCGGACTCGGTACGGCACATCATGCACAAGGCCGTCCGCCTCGGTCACGACCGGGAACCGGAGATCACCCGGATCCGCGCGCACCTGATGGTCCAGGTCCCGGCCGTGCGCGCCCGCATGATGGAGAGCATGTCGGTCGCCTCCCACATGCTCGCCGAGGGCATCGCGGAACGCACCGGCCGCGAGGTGGACAGCCTGGAGGTACGGGTCTACACGATGTCCGTGGTCGCCGGACTCGCGGAGATCTCCCGGTACTGGGCGGAGAACGACTTCCGGGACGACCTCGCCGACCTCCTCGACCGGGCGATGGACGTCCTCGAACACGGCCTCCGCACGAAAAACACCTGAGGTCCGGGCCCCCGCCCATGACATCCTGACCAGGT
This DNA window, taken from Streptomyces sp. NBC_00663, encodes the following:
- a CDS encoding TetR/AcrR family transcriptional regulator, with amino-acid sequence MTPARTSPPTDAPQLGLRERKKIKTRTAIRDATYALIEEQGYDATTIEQIADRAEVSPSTVFRYFPTKEDIVLTDEHDALILEELKARPKDEPWADSVRHIMHKAVRLGHDREPEITRIRAHLMVQVPAVRARMMESMSVASHMLAEGIAERTGREVDSLEVRVYTMSVVAGLAEISRYWAENDFRDDLADLLDRAMDVLEHGLRTKNT